In Sciurus carolinensis chromosome 17, mSciCar1.2, whole genome shotgun sequence, one genomic interval encodes:
- the Gtpbp3 gene encoding tRNA modification GTPase GTPBP3, mitochondrial, which yields MWRELWTLAARAARGSCRLCTRQSSGAPAFGSGATIFALSSGQGRCGIAVIRTSGPASSHALQSLTAPRDLPPARSASLRLLSDPHTGEPLDRALVLWFPGPQSFTGEDCVEFHVHGGPAVVSGVLQALGSVPGLRPAEAGEFTRRAFAHGKLSLTEVEGLADLIHAETEAQRRQALRQLDGELGQLCHSWAETLTKALAHVEAYIDFGEDDNLEEGVLEQADSQVQGLVVSLDAHLRDARRGQRLRSGAHVVVTGPPNAGKSSLVNLLSQKPVSIVSPEPGTTRDVLEIPVDLAGFPALLSDTAGLREGVGPVEQEGVRRARERLEQADLILAVLDASDLASPSSCSFLDTVVALLGAQSQRLLLVLNKSDLLPSAGLGPGPNLPPHLLLSCLTREGLDGLLEALKKELAVVCGDPSTGPPLLTRARHRHHLQGCLDALGHYKQTRDLALAAEALRIARRHLTHLTGGGGTEEVLDIIFRDFCVGK from the exons ATGTGGCGGGAGCTGTGGACCTTGGCGGCCCGGGCGGCACGTGGGTCTTGCAG ACTGTGCACGCGCCAGAGCAGCGGGGCCCCGGCCTTCGGTTCTGGAGCCACCATCTTCGCACTAAGCTCAGGCCAAGGCCGCTGCGGCATAGCAGTGATTCGAACCAGCGGCCCCGCCAGCAGCCACGCCCTCCAAAGCCTCACCGCGCCCCGGGACCTGCCCCCGGCCCGCAGCGCCAGCCTACGTCTGCTCAGCGACCCCCACACCGGGGAACCGCTGGATCGTGCACTTGTGCTCTGGTTCCCTG GTCCCCAAAGTTTCACGGGTGAGGACTGTGTGGAGTTCCACGTGCATGGAGGCCCGGCCGTGGTGAGTGGCGTCTTACAGGCTCTGG GCAGTGTGCCAGGGTTACGGCCAGCTGAGGCTGGAGAGTTCACCAGGCGGGCCTTCGCCCATGGGAAGCTGAGCCTGACGGAGGTGGAGGGGCTGGCGGATCTGATCCACGCGGAAACTGAAGCTCAGCGGCGCCAGGCCTTGAGGCAGCTGGATGGCGAGCTGGGCCAACTCTGCCACAGCTGGGCTGAGACCCTCACCAAA GCTCTGGCCCACGTGGAGGCCTATATCGACTTTGGGGAGGATGACAACCTGGAGGAAGGTGTCCTGGAGCAAG CGGACAGCCAAGTGCAGGGGCTGGTGGTGTCACTGGACGCACATCTACGAGATGCCAGGCGCGGGCAGCGACTCCGCTCAGGGGCACACGTCGTGGTCACTGGACCCCCCAATGCCGGCAAAAGTAGCTTGGTGAACCTACTCA GCCAGAAGCCTGTGTCCATCgtgtccccagagccagggaCTACCCGTGATGTGCTGGAGATCCCTGTGGACCTGGCTGGGTTTCCCGCGTTGCTGAGTGACACTGCAGGGCTGCGGGAGGGCGTGGGGCCCGTGGAGCAGGAGGGCGTGCGCCGAGCCCGTGAGAG GTTGGAGCAAGCTGACCTCATTTTGGCGGTGCTGGATGCCTCTGACCTGGCCTCTCCCTCCAGCTGCAGTTTCCTAGACACAGTTGTAGCCCTGCTAGGAGCCCAGAGCCAGCGCCTCCTGCTGGTGCTGAACAAGTCTGACCTGCTGCCCTCTGCGGGCCTAGGCCCGGGTCCCAACCTGCCCCCGCACCTGCTGCTGTCGTGCTTGACCAGAGAGGGCCTGGATGGCCTCCTGGAGGCCCTGAAGAAGGAACTGGCTGTAGT GTGTGGGGACCCATCCACAGGTCCGCCACTTCTGACTCGCGCCAGGCACCGGCATCACCTCCAGGGCTGCCTGGACGCCCTTGGCCACTACAAGCAGACGAGAGACCTGGCCCTGGCGGCTGAGGCTCTGCGCATCGCCCGGAGGCACTTGACCCACCTCACAGGTGGAGGGGGCACAGAGGAGGTCCTGGACATCATCTTCCGGGACTTCTGCGTGGGCAAGTGA
- the Plvap gene encoding plasmalemma vesicle-associated protein — MGLAMEHRAAYSRAGDSPRGCWYYLRYFFLFVSLIQFLVILGLVLFMVYGNVHVGTEANLQATERRAQGLYSQVVGLSASQANLSKELNITTRTKDNIMQMLLSARRDLDRINASFRQCHSERVTYLNNLSYMAAIILSEQQCQEQLKEANRSCEALRLMWDQKTKTLEMEMAKEKAVCAKDKEALLVGKRVSEEQLAACGKTLVQQQQERQLAEDRLQKVQALCLPLDKDKFETDLRNLWKDSIIPRNLDTLSYSLGFHPMGSEMAAIRRTCDHMPSLMSAKVEELARSLRAGIERVARENSDLQRQKLETEQGLRASQEAKEKAEKEAQAREAKLQAGCAQQTQLALEEKAALRKERDNLAKELAEKKREVEQLKMQVDVRISALDTCLKAKSQSIPIPRPVGPVPQPQPIDPASLEEFKKRILESQRSPAGNPAVSSSG, encoded by the exons ATGGGCCTGGCCATGGAGCACCGAGCGGCCTACTCCCGGGCGGGGGACAGTCCCCGCGGCTGCTGGTATTACCTGCGCTACTTCTTCCTCTTCGTGTCGCTCATCCAGTTCCTGGTCATCCTGGGCCTGGTGCTCTTCATGGTCTACGGCAACGTGCACGTGGGCACCGAGGCCAACCTGCAGGCCACCGAGCGCCGGGCCCAGGGCCTGTACAGCCAGGTGGTGGGGCTGTCGGCCTCCCAGGCCAACCTGTCCAAGGAGCTCAACATCACCACGCGCACCAAGGACAACATCATGCAGATGCTGCTGAGCGCCCGCCGCGACCTGGACCGCATCAACGCCAGCTTCCGCCAGTGCCACAGCGAACGG GTCACCTACCTCAACAACCTGAGCTACATGGCAGCCATCATCTTGAGCGAGCAGCAGTGCCAAGAGCAACTGAAGGAGGCCAACAGGAGCTGCGAGG CCTTGCGTCTCATGTGGGACCAGAAGACCAAGACACTGGAAATGGAGATGGCCAAGGAGAAGGCTGTCTGCGCCAAGGACAAGGAGGCCTTGCTGGTGGGCAAGCGTGTGTCGGAGGAGCAGCTGGCGGCCTGCGGGAAGACCCTggtgcagcagcagcaggagcggCAGCTGGCCGAGGACCGGCTGCAGAAGGTGCAGGCCCTTTGCCTCCCGCTGGACAAGGACAAGTTCGAGACGGACCTGCGCAACCTGTGGAAGGACTCCATCATCCCGCGCAACCTTGACACCCTAAGCTACAGCCTGGGCTTCCATCCCATGGGCTCCGAAATGGCCGCCATCCGCAGAACCTGCGACCACATGCCCAGCCTCATGAGCGCCAAGGTGGAGGAGCTGGCCCGGAGCCTGCGGGCGGGCATCGAGCGCGTGGCCCGTGAGAACTCGGACCTCCAGCGCCAGAAGCTGGAGACCGAGCAGGGGCTGCGGGCCAGTCAGGAGGCCAAAGAGAAGGCGGAGAAGGAGGCCCAGGCCCGCGAGGCCAAGCTCCAAGCCGGATGTGCCCAGCAGACCCAGCTGGCGCTGGAGGAGAAGGCGGCGCTGCGGAAGGAGAGGGACAACCTGGCCAAGGAGCTGGCGGAGAAGAAGCGAGAGGTGGAGCAGCTGAAGATGCAGGTGGATGTCAGAATCTCCGCCCTGGATACCTGCCTCAAGGCCAAG TCCCAGTCGATACCCATACCAAGACCTGTGGGCCctgtcccccagccccagcccattg ACCCGGCTAGCCTGGAGGAGTTCAAGAAAAGGATCCTGGAGTCCCAGCGGTCCCCTGCAGGCAACCCTGCAGTCTCATCCAG TGGCTGA